In Candidatus Hadarchaeales archaeon, one DNA window encodes the following:
- the pheT gene encoding phenylalanine--tRNA ligase subunit beta gives MPTLSVNLEDFYSLLGERREGKELCENLALMGVEAELSGEELRMEILHNRPDLLSPEGVARALKGFLGRERGLPSYHLSRSGIVVKVDRSVGKVRPFIAAGVVRGVKLTERVLVSLMQTQEKLHEFLGRRRKGSIGVYDLDKVEPPFTYTTVGPEELSFVPLDFRESLTPSQILNLHPKGREYGWILEGKERYPILLDCRGRVLSLPPIINSEETRVTEATTNLFIDVTGEKEELVQLGLVLMMTSLAERGFDLQTVRIQYPNRKLETPSLKPRRFELEEDRVREVLGLDLKAGRIAGILRRMRYGVEVKGKRLVVLAPPFRADLLHPVDLLEDVAIGYGYDRIPPRVKGVNTVGKKAEVERLSDLVRLVMVGLGFTEVMTYTLTNPKMNFEMMRTKGEAVEVGNPISEEFTILRTWLLPSLLAVLRSNKKHPLPQRIFEVGNVVLLDEGAETGAREVRRLGACVIGKGAGWNLIKAVAEALLREFGILPEIKPLNHPSFLEGRAAEFFWKGKRLGMAGEVHPEVLLAFELEHPVASLELDVEALAGDK, from the coding sequence ATGCCCACCCTTTCCGTGAACTTGGAGGATTTCTATTCCCTGCTGGGGGAGAGAAGGGAGGGAAAGGAGCTTTGTGAGAACCTGGCCCTCATGGGGGTGGAGGCGGAACTGTCGGGGGAAGAACTCAGGATGGAAATCCTACACAACCGACCCGACCTCCTGAGTCCGGAAGGGGTGGCAAGGGCTCTGAAGGGTTTTCTGGGAAGGGAGAGGGGGCTGCCCTCCTATCACCTCTCCCGTTCCGGGATCGTCGTGAAGGTGGACAGGAGTGTGGGGAAGGTTAGACCCTTCATAGCCGCAGGGGTGGTGAGGGGAGTGAAACTCACCGAAAGGGTGCTGGTCTCCCTCATGCAGACCCAGGAGAAGCTCCATGAGTTCCTCGGAAGGAGGAGGAAGGGCTCCATAGGTGTATATGACCTGGACAAGGTAGAACCTCCCTTCACCTATACCACCGTTGGTCCGGAAGAGCTTTCCTTCGTTCCCCTCGATTTCAGGGAAAGCCTCACTCCCTCCCAGATCCTTAACCTCCACCCGAAGGGAAGGGAATATGGGTGGATCCTGGAGGGAAAGGAGAGGTATCCCATCCTCCTCGATTGCAGGGGAAGGGTCCTTTCTCTACCCCCGATCATCAACAGCGAGGAAACGAGGGTTACGGAAGCCACCACCAACCTCTTCATAGACGTCACGGGGGAGAAGGAAGAACTGGTACAACTCGGTCTGGTGCTCATGATGACCTCTCTGGCGGAGAGGGGCTTCGACCTCCAAACCGTCAGGATCCAGTATCCGAACAGGAAGTTGGAGACCCCTTCCCTGAAGCCGCGTAGGTTCGAACTGGAAGAGGATCGGGTAAGGGAAGTGCTGGGGCTGGACCTGAAGGCCGGAAGGATAGCGGGGATCCTCAGGAGGATGAGATACGGAGTGGAAGTGAAGGGAAAGCGCTTGGTCGTGCTCGCCCCACCCTTCAGGGCCGACCTCCTCCATCCGGTGGATCTGCTGGAGGACGTGGCCATAGGATACGGATACGATAGGATACCCCCCCGCGTGAAGGGGGTGAACACCGTGGGGAAGAAGGCGGAGGTGGAGAGGCTCTCGGATCTCGTGCGCTTGGTCATGGTGGGATTGGGTTTCACGGAAGTGATGACCTATACCCTCACCAATCCCAAGATGAACTTCGAAATGATGAGGACAAAGGGAGAAGCGGTGGAGGTGGGAAACCCCATCTCCGAAGAATTCACCATCCTCAGGACTTGGCTCCTCCCCTCCCTGCTGGCGGTGTTGCGCTCCAACAAAAAACATCCCCTCCCCCAGAGGATTTTCGAAGTGGGAAACGTGGTGTTGCTGGATGAGGGGGCGGAAACGGGGGCCAGGGAGGTGCGCAGGCTCGGTGCCTGTGTGATAGGGAAGGGGGCTGGATGGAACCTCATCAAGGCTGTGGCCGAGGCCCTCCTGAGGGAATTCGGCATCCTCCCCGAAATCAAGCCCCTGAACCATCCGAGCTTCCTAGAGGGGAGGGCGGCGGAGTTCTTTTGGAAGGGCAAGAGGCTTGGGATGGCGGGGGAGGTGCATCCGGAAGTGCTGCTGGCCTTCGAGCTGGAGCATCCGGTGGCTTCCCTGGAGCTCGACGTGGAAGCCTTGGCAGGAGATAAATAG
- a CDS encoding class III signal peptide-containing protein — translation MNRAQGALEYLLILAAVLITVAGVVSILYYSSSSLFSTVRQQLDNVLENEILPSLSALSLFRGAPLPNTLTTGFLVRLPALSTR, via the coding sequence ATGAACAGGGCCCAGGGAGCGCTGGAATACCTCCTCATCCTAGCAGCGGTACTCATCACCGTGGCGGGGGTGGTCAGTATTCTTTACTATTCTTCCTCCTCCCTCTTCTCCACCGTGCGTCAGCAACTGGATAATGTCCTGGAGAACGAGATCCTCCCAAGTCTCTCCGCCCTTAGCCTTTTCAGAGGTGCCCCGCTTCCCAACACACTAACCACGGGTTTCCTCGTACGCCTTCCGGCGCTCTCCACCCGCTAA